A single genomic interval of Amblyomma americanum isolate KBUSLIRL-KWMA chromosome 11, ASM5285725v1, whole genome shotgun sequence harbors:
- the LOC144109688 gene encoding uncharacterized protein LOC144109688 — MSEKYDEVLVEMKQQSAEIAALQKRVEKVEATNSGQEVQELRQELNSLEQYTRRQNLEIHGLKHDINEDLLGKLNALANELKLPRLSEHELDGLHRLPEKKGKSPAVLVRFVSRTTRDQWMAKRRVLSDTNSGVHMLDNLTAYNKKLLWAMKRKAAEMAYQYAWQSNGKLFVRKAQGDTAIRIEGHADLDKIR, encoded by the coding sequence ATGTCTGAGAAGTACGACGAGGTACTTGTAGAAATGAAACAGCAGTCAGCTGAAATCGCGGCTCTTCAAAAGAGGGTGGAAAAGGTTGAAGCTACTAACAGCGGACAGGAAGTTCAGGAGCTAAGGCAAGAATTGAACAGCTTAGAACAATACACTAGGCGACAGAACTTGGAAATTCATGGGTTGAAACACGATATTAATGAAGACCTGCTTGGTAAACTAAATGCACTGGCAAATGAACTAAAACTTCCTCGGCTGTCCGAACATGAGCTCGATGGCCTGCACAGGCTGCCCGAGAAGAAAGGAAAATCGCCGGCGGTACTTGTTCGCTTTGTGTCACGTACAACACGGGACCAGTGGATGGCGAAGAGGCGTGTTCTCAGTGACACGAATTCAGGTGTGCATATGCTCGACAATCTGACGGCATATAACAAAAAGCTGCTATGGGCAATGAAGAGGAAGGCTGCGGAAATGGCTTATCAGTACGCTTGGCAAAGCAATGGAAAGTTGTTTGTGCGCAAGGCACAAGGCGACACAGCTATTCGTATTGAAGGTCATGCAGATCTAGATAAGATTCGCTGA